From a region of the Sesamum indicum cultivar Zhongzhi No. 13 linkage group LG3, S_indicum_v1.0, whole genome shotgun sequence genome:
- the LOC105157993 gene encoding uncharacterized protein LOC105157993 isoform X1 has protein sequence MHGQGNYTTQVGRGPYAPPPAFQQHPAAPPPPPPTSHHGPPVPQPQVIQQGRPSFHFTPSILPYQQAMPGVPHQVPSAPLVSSGMSSAQSYLTHSQHPQAHVSTQSSHSHPTSEQTLQPWSQNVRQLPPTAPIRGPSAYPLTSSQGRALERGPPNQPASHAPPPQLPPYSSSSSFLMSDPFESSVLTMRQHCHLQPTGPLPPPPPPPLPPPPSSPPGVPPHPPSSPPSDVLSKNGGSCSLKEEPLDGDNSMLECLAPVKPVEDRSVPQIEVLCQHTEKNGNKVELADADVTHSPADSDMDMEDDITHPDEEKKNCSSNNSNDDRVSISQEDYAKEKLQALQHGGGDGLPKVALDDEAAVLKDHIRGVEVPSDDGNGQTKQSFDVSVKDFSSQHENLSGQSVAVVQAQNGYGKLSSQLVDGANAFKLLQGYTSDSTSENEGDNLLRDVSPPCIKDGSRNFDAEKRCNFGSEFGLETLSKSNKHMLSKSMIDSPKDVMQGDKTSPLTRKFEEFSDKSHRGQESVSFDIDTALQQKDSLSKYDANMGPEGASFHKADMKNDSAKVNVDEFGRLVREGVSDSDTSDSPRYRRRHAKRARKRSRSQSRSRSPPGRRRRRSPWKRKERRDRSRSLSPNRRRSRSRSPVLRRDRDVTGDKLRWDKGQLPECFDFLRGKCYRGATCRYSHHDDKSERLRYHRGKQQYRDMLPAVRSPDFREESKVLPDKEPKDNVRKISKDLPGLKEVKVAKELPVVSTTHSDKLNSLESASLLVADVVASNLSGHSAHDTPSGKENSFIAQSPAQYCDKVPEIVDKQGKRMDDSLISGSPSVVHATAATLTHVPADKPDGKQGPTGQLHFVGNPVTKPDCAEGVPSQSLSELPQSIANHPSHLAPPLPSVSQVMNTPAAQPIIQGYNLEPPTYSAYQAPVAYQHSHSSGSSNYLSSSVLPPPLPPRSYLSFNVTTREHNIPSENMQESLLPPRDGLSSYTSVRGQPTELLNHSQTARYQTYDRTHEPDQVPHVNDNFGSSSLHLSNLTSRQGGPHIIGEDCLTGHPVQGMNPLQSVGHGQTNSLLMQSPSKGMHSSLGGNLPSDSNSSHSRSYFQQAAYGRQYFVAGSISAELVEPAKLSSSTARTTPDFPEGNQPSYMRDSVGSRIVNHFNPYASTFDLPLSSKFSSNALTQDNDATIGTKYGAPFGLGSVSVDGHKTGSVGSKNMFSSSSSGLPAASILPRLGGNQYDPLFDSIEPASNSFSRADFLKHEAVGDSDNMPRFSGSGRVLNMEGTGQHEGGTAASTNDSLEIEECGETADAEIGAVLNGSSSNPNDTTDLNAGEIEIDQVKASGKKKKGKDSRSMKLFKISIATFVKEVLKPSWRQGNMSKEAFKTIVKKTVDKVSGAMKSHHIPRSQSKINHYIDSSRGKLTKLVMGYVDKYVKV, from the exons ATGCATGGTCAAGGGAATTACACCACTCAGGTTGGGCGGGGTCCTTATGCACCCCCACCTGCCTTTCAGCAACACCCTGCcgctcctcctcctcctcccccTACTTCCCATCATGGCCCACCTGTTCCACAACCACAAGTTATTCAACAAGGACGTCCATCGTTTCATTTTACACCAAGTATCCTTCCGTATCAGCAAGCCATGCCCGGTGTTCCTCACCAAGTTCCATCAGCTCCACTTGTATCAAGCGGAATGAGTTCTGCTCAATCTTACTTAACTCATTCCCAACATCCGCAAGCGCATGTAAGCACCCAAAGCTCTCATTCCCACCCAACATCTGAGCAAACTCTCCAGCCCTGGAGTCAAAATGTACGTCAACTTCCTCCAACAGCACCTATTCGGGGTCCAAGTGCATATCCACTGACATCTTCACAAGGACGTGCTCTGGAAAGAGGTCCACCAAATCAACCTGCATCTCATGCTCCCCCTCCCCAGCTGCCACCTTACTCATCCAGTTCTAGTTTTTTGATGTCTGATCCATTTGAATCCTCTGTGCTTACAATGCGGCAACATTGCCATCTACAACCGACAGGACCACtgccacctccacctccacctccactTCCACCTCCACCCTCTTCTCCTCCTGGAGTTCCACCTCATCCACCTTCTTCACCCCCATCAGATGTCCTCTCAAAGAATGGTGGAAGCTGCAGCTTGAAGGAGGAACCGTTAGATGGGGATAATTCGATGTTGGAATGTCTAGCTCCAGTGAAGCCTGTGGAAGATAGAAGTGTACCTCAAATTGAAGTGCTTTGTCAGCATACTGAGAAGAATGGAAATAAGGTGGAATTAGCAGATGCTGATGTCACTCATTCACCTGCTGATTCCGATATGGATATGGAAG ATGACATTACTCACCCTGATGAGGAGAAGAAGAACTGCTCATCTAACAATTCAAATGATGATCGCGTTTCAATTTCTCAAGAAGATTATGCCAAAGAGAAGCTACAAGCTTTGCAGCATGGTGGAGGGGATGGACTTCCTAAGGTTGCTCTAGATGATGAAGCTGCAGTATTGAAGGACCACATAAGAG GCGTTGAAGTCCCTTCTGATGATGGAAATGGACAAACTAAGCAGTCTTTTGACGTCAGTGTAAAAGATTTTTCTTCCCAGCATGAAAACTTAAGCGGACAGAGTGTAGCAGTAGTTCAGGCACAAAATGGTTACGGGAAGCTTTCCAGTCAGCTTGTGGACGGTGCCAATGCGTTCAAACTCCTACAGGGCTATACTTCTGACAGTACTTCAGAAAATGAGGGTGATAATCTTCTTAGAGATGTTAGTCCTCCATGTATCAAAGATGGATCTCGAAATTTTGATGCTGAGAAGCGGTGTAATTTTGGTTCAGAATTCGGACTGGAGACATTATCGAAGTCCAACAAGCATATGCTCTCCAAGTCCATGATTGATTCACCAAAAGATGTCATGCAAGGTGATAAAACATCTCCTTTGACGCGGAAATTTGAGGAATTTTCGGATAAAAGCCATAGAGGTCAAGAATCTGTAAGCTTTGATATTGATACAGCACTTCAACAAAAAGATTCTTTGAGCAAATACGATGCTAATATGGGTCCTGAGGGTGCTAGTTTTCACAAGGCAGATATGAAGAATGATTCTGCTAAGGTGAATGTAGATGAGTTTGGAAGATTGGTTAGAGAAGGTGTTAGTGACAGTGACACAAGTGATTCACCCCGTTATAGACGGAGGCATGCTAAAAGAGCCAGAAAAAGGAGTAGAAGCCAAAGCAGAAGTCGATCTCCTCCTGgtaggaggaggaggagaagcCCAtggaagagaaaagagaggcGTGACCGATCTCGCAG CTTGTCTCCAAATAGACGAAGAAGTAGGAGTAGGTCACCTGTTTTAAGGCGTGACCGTGATGTCACTGGTGATAAACTGAGATGGGATAAGGGTCAACTTCCAGAATGCTTTGACTTTCTCCGAGGCAAGTGTTATCGTGGTGCTACTTGTCGGTATTCACACCATGATGACAAGAGTGAGAGATTGAGATACCATAGGGGAAAACAGCAGTATCGGGATATGCTGCCTGCTGTACGGAGTCCTGATTTTCGTGAAGAGAGTAAGGTTCTCCCTGACAAAGAACCCAAGGATAACGTGCGCAAGATTTCTAAAGATTTGCCTGGCCTGAAGGAAGTAAAAGTTGCCAAAGAACTGCCAGTTGTTTCTACCACCCACtctgataaattaaattctcTGGAATCTGCTTCTCTTCTAGTTGCTGATGTTGTAGCAAGTAATCTTTCAGGTCATTCTGCTCATGACACGCCCTCAGGCAAAGAGAATTCTTTCATTGCACAATCTCCAGCGCAGTATTGTGATAAGGTCCCGGAAATTGTTGATAAGCAAGGTAAACGGATGGATGATTCTTTAATCTCTGGATCACCTTCAGTTGTGCACGCAACAGCAGCCACATTAACCCATGTTCCTGCAGATAAACCTGATGGAAAACAAGGTCCTACTGGTCAACTGCACTTTGTTGGAAATCCTGTAACAAAACCTGATTGTGCTGAAGGAGTCCCATCTCAGTCTTTGAGTGAGTTGCCACAATCAATTGCTAATCATCCTTCCCACTTAGCCCCTCCTTTGCCTTCAGTCTCTCAAGTGATGAATACTCCTGCTGCTCAACCAATAATACAAGGTTACAACTTAGAGCCACCTACTTACTCAGCTTATCAAGCGCCAGTTGCTTACCAGCATTCTCATTCTTCTGGGTCATCAAACTATTTATCAAGCTCGGTTCTTCCACCTCCACTCCCACCACGTTCTTATTTGTCTTTTAATGTAACAACTAGAGAACACAACATTCCTTCAGAAAACATGCAAGAGTCTTTATTGCCTCCACGGGATGGTTTATCTTCTTATACATCTGTGAGAGGACAGCCAACTGAATTGCTTAATCATTCTCAGACTGCTCGGTATCAGACATATGATAGGACTCATGAGCCTGATCAAGTGCCACATGTCAATGACAATTTTGGATCAAGTAGTTTGCATTTGAGCAATCTAACGAGTCGACAGGGTGGTCCTCATATAATTGGAGAAGATTGCTTAACTGGACATCCAGTACAGGGCATGAATCCTTTACAGTCAGTTGGTCATGGTCAAACTAATTCCTTACTGATGCAGTCACCATCAAAGGGAATGCATAGTTCTCTCGGTGGCAATCTTCCTTCAGATAGTAACTCTTCTCACAGTCGTTCTTACTTCCAACAGGCAGCCTACGGTCGACAGTATTTTGTAGCTGGTAGTATCTCTGCAGAACTTGTTGAGCCTGCAAAGTTGAGTTCTTCCACGGCTAGAACCACTCCAGATTTTCCTGAGGGGAATCAGCCATCTTACATGCGCGACTCTGTGGGATCTAGAATTGTAAATCATTTCAATCCTTACGCATCTACATTTGATCTGCCGCTGAGCTCCAAATTCAGTTCAAATGCTTTGACCCAAGACAATGATGCAACCATCGGCACTAAATATGGTGCCCCATTTGGTTTGGGTTCAGTCTCCGTCGACGGGCACAAGACTGGAAGTGTTGGctctaaaaatatgttttccTCATCGAGTTCTGGATTGCCAGCTGCGAGTATTTTGCCAAGGCTGGGTGGCAATCAGTATGATCCACTCTTTGATAGTATTGAGCCAGCTTCAAATTCATTCAGTAGAGCTGATTTTCTAAAACATGAAGCTGTTGGTGATTCTGATAATATGCCGAGATTCAGTGGATCAGGAAGGGTGTTAAATATGGAAGGTACCGGGCAGCATGAAGGAGGAACAGCAGCATCAACCAATGATTCTCTTGAAATTGAAGAATGTGGAGAAACAGCTGATGCGGAGATAGGTGCTGTCTTGAATGGAAGCTCTAGTAATCCTAATGATACAACTGACTTAAATGCAGGAGAAATAGAGATTGATCAGGTTAAGGCTTctgggaagaagaagaagggcaAGGACTCGAGATCCATGAAACTCTTTAAGATTTCAATTGCTACTTTTGTGAAGGAGGTCCTAAAGCCATCATGGCGCCAGGGCAATATGAGCAAGGAGGCATTTAAGACCATAGTCAAGAAAACTGTTGATAAAGTATCTGGAGCTATGAAGAGTCACCATATACCCAGATCCCagtcaaaaataaatcacTATATTGATTCTTCCCGAGGAAAATTAACTAAGCTTGTTATG GGTTATGTTGACAAGTACGTCAAGGTGTAA
- the LOC105157993 gene encoding zinc finger CCCH domain-containing protein 55 isoform X2, protein MHGQGNYTTQVGRGPYAPPPAFQQHPAAPPPPPPTSHHGPPVPQPQVIQQGRPSFHFTPSILPYQQAMPGVPHQVPSAPLVSSGMSSAQSYLTHSQHPQAHVSTQSSHSHPTSEQTLQPWSQNVRQLPPTAPIRGPSAYPLTSSQGRALERGPPNQPASHAPPPQLPPYSSSSSFLMSDPFESSVLTMRQHCHLQPTGPLPPPPPPPLPPPPSSPPGVPPHPPSSPPSDVLSKNGGSCSLKEEPLDGDNSMLECLAPVKPVEDRSVPQIEVLCQHTEKNGNKVELADADVTHSPADSDMDMEDDITHPDEEKKNCSSNNSNDDRVSISQEDYAKEKLQALQHGGGDGLPKVALDDEAAVLKDHIRGVEVPSDDGNGQTKQSFDVSVKDFSSQHENLSGQSVAVVQAQNGYGKLSSQLVDGANAFKLLQGYTSDSTSENEGDNLLRDVSPPCIKDGSRNFDAEKRCNFGSEFGLETLSKSNKHMLSKSMIDSPKDVMQGDKTSPLTRKFEEFSDKSHRGQESVSFDIDTALQQKDSLSKYDANMGPEGASFHKADMKNDSAKVNVDEFGRLVREGVSDSDTSDSPRYRRRHAKRARKRSRSQSRSRSPPGRRRRRSPWKRKERRDRSRSLSPNRRRSRSRSPVLRRDRDVTGDKLRWDKGQLPECFDFLRGKCYRGATCRYSHHDDKSERLRYHRGKQQYRDMLPAVRSPDFREESKVLPDKEPKDNVRKISKDLPGLKEVKVAKELPVVSTTHSDKLNSLESASLLVADVVASNLSGHSAHDTPSGKENSFIAQSPAQYCDKVPEIVDKQDKPDGKQGPTGQLHFVGNPVTKPDCAEGVPSQSLSELPQSIANHPSHLAPPLPSVSQVMNTPAAQPIIQGYNLEPPTYSAYQAPVAYQHSHSSGSSNYLSSSVLPPPLPPRSYLSFNVTTREHNIPSENMQESLLPPRDGLSSYTSVRGQPTELLNHSQTARYQTYDRTHEPDQVPHVNDNFGSSSLHLSNLTSRQGGPHIIGEDCLTGHPVQGMNPLQSVGHGQTNSLLMQSPSKGMHSSLGGNLPSDSNSSHSRSYFQQAAYGRQYFVAGSISAELVEPAKLSSSTARTTPDFPEGNQPSYMRDSVGSRIVNHFNPYASTFDLPLSSKFSSNALTQDNDATIGTKYGAPFGLGSVSVDGHKTGSVGSKNMFSSSSSGLPAASILPRLGGNQYDPLFDSIEPASNSFSRADFLKHEAVGDSDNMPRFSGSGRVLNMEGTGQHEGGTAASTNDSLEIEECGETADAEIGAVLNGSSSNPNDTTDLNAGEIEIDQVKASGKKKKGKDSRSMKLFKISIATFVKEVLKPSWRQGNMSKEAFKTIVKKTVDKVSGAMKSHHIPRSQSKINHYIDSSRGKLTKLVMGYVDKYVKV, encoded by the exons ATGCATGGTCAAGGGAATTACACCACTCAGGTTGGGCGGGGTCCTTATGCACCCCCACCTGCCTTTCAGCAACACCCTGCcgctcctcctcctcctcccccTACTTCCCATCATGGCCCACCTGTTCCACAACCACAAGTTATTCAACAAGGACGTCCATCGTTTCATTTTACACCAAGTATCCTTCCGTATCAGCAAGCCATGCCCGGTGTTCCTCACCAAGTTCCATCAGCTCCACTTGTATCAAGCGGAATGAGTTCTGCTCAATCTTACTTAACTCATTCCCAACATCCGCAAGCGCATGTAAGCACCCAAAGCTCTCATTCCCACCCAACATCTGAGCAAACTCTCCAGCCCTGGAGTCAAAATGTACGTCAACTTCCTCCAACAGCACCTATTCGGGGTCCAAGTGCATATCCACTGACATCTTCACAAGGACGTGCTCTGGAAAGAGGTCCACCAAATCAACCTGCATCTCATGCTCCCCCTCCCCAGCTGCCACCTTACTCATCCAGTTCTAGTTTTTTGATGTCTGATCCATTTGAATCCTCTGTGCTTACAATGCGGCAACATTGCCATCTACAACCGACAGGACCACtgccacctccacctccacctccactTCCACCTCCACCCTCTTCTCCTCCTGGAGTTCCACCTCATCCACCTTCTTCACCCCCATCAGATGTCCTCTCAAAGAATGGTGGAAGCTGCAGCTTGAAGGAGGAACCGTTAGATGGGGATAATTCGATGTTGGAATGTCTAGCTCCAGTGAAGCCTGTGGAAGATAGAAGTGTACCTCAAATTGAAGTGCTTTGTCAGCATACTGAGAAGAATGGAAATAAGGTGGAATTAGCAGATGCTGATGTCACTCATTCACCTGCTGATTCCGATATGGATATGGAAG ATGACATTACTCACCCTGATGAGGAGAAGAAGAACTGCTCATCTAACAATTCAAATGATGATCGCGTTTCAATTTCTCAAGAAGATTATGCCAAAGAGAAGCTACAAGCTTTGCAGCATGGTGGAGGGGATGGACTTCCTAAGGTTGCTCTAGATGATGAAGCTGCAGTATTGAAGGACCACATAAGAG GCGTTGAAGTCCCTTCTGATGATGGAAATGGACAAACTAAGCAGTCTTTTGACGTCAGTGTAAAAGATTTTTCTTCCCAGCATGAAAACTTAAGCGGACAGAGTGTAGCAGTAGTTCAGGCACAAAATGGTTACGGGAAGCTTTCCAGTCAGCTTGTGGACGGTGCCAATGCGTTCAAACTCCTACAGGGCTATACTTCTGACAGTACTTCAGAAAATGAGGGTGATAATCTTCTTAGAGATGTTAGTCCTCCATGTATCAAAGATGGATCTCGAAATTTTGATGCTGAGAAGCGGTGTAATTTTGGTTCAGAATTCGGACTGGAGACATTATCGAAGTCCAACAAGCATATGCTCTCCAAGTCCATGATTGATTCACCAAAAGATGTCATGCAAGGTGATAAAACATCTCCTTTGACGCGGAAATTTGAGGAATTTTCGGATAAAAGCCATAGAGGTCAAGAATCTGTAAGCTTTGATATTGATACAGCACTTCAACAAAAAGATTCTTTGAGCAAATACGATGCTAATATGGGTCCTGAGGGTGCTAGTTTTCACAAGGCAGATATGAAGAATGATTCTGCTAAGGTGAATGTAGATGAGTTTGGAAGATTGGTTAGAGAAGGTGTTAGTGACAGTGACACAAGTGATTCACCCCGTTATAGACGGAGGCATGCTAAAAGAGCCAGAAAAAGGAGTAGAAGCCAAAGCAGAAGTCGATCTCCTCCTGgtaggaggaggaggagaagcCCAtggaagagaaaagagaggcGTGACCGATCTCGCAG CTTGTCTCCAAATAGACGAAGAAGTAGGAGTAGGTCACCTGTTTTAAGGCGTGACCGTGATGTCACTGGTGATAAACTGAGATGGGATAAGGGTCAACTTCCAGAATGCTTTGACTTTCTCCGAGGCAAGTGTTATCGTGGTGCTACTTGTCGGTATTCACACCATGATGACAAGAGTGAGAGATTGAGATACCATAGGGGAAAACAGCAGTATCGGGATATGCTGCCTGCTGTACGGAGTCCTGATTTTCGTGAAGAGAGTAAGGTTCTCCCTGACAAAGAACCCAAGGATAACGTGCGCAAGATTTCTAAAGATTTGCCTGGCCTGAAGGAAGTAAAAGTTGCCAAAGAACTGCCAGTTGTTTCTACCACCCACtctgataaattaaattctcTGGAATCTGCTTCTCTTCTAGTTGCTGATGTTGTAGCAAGTAATCTTTCAGGTCATTCTGCTCATGACACGCCCTCAGGCAAAGAGAATTCTTTCATTGCACAATCTCCAGCGCAGTATTGTGATAAGGTCCCGGAAATTGTTGATAAGCAAG ATAAACCTGATGGAAAACAAGGTCCTACTGGTCAACTGCACTTTGTTGGAAATCCTGTAACAAAACCTGATTGTGCTGAAGGAGTCCCATCTCAGTCTTTGAGTGAGTTGCCACAATCAATTGCTAATCATCCTTCCCACTTAGCCCCTCCTTTGCCTTCAGTCTCTCAAGTGATGAATACTCCTGCTGCTCAACCAATAATACAAGGTTACAACTTAGAGCCACCTACTTACTCAGCTTATCAAGCGCCAGTTGCTTACCAGCATTCTCATTCTTCTGGGTCATCAAACTATTTATCAAGCTCGGTTCTTCCACCTCCACTCCCACCACGTTCTTATTTGTCTTTTAATGTAACAACTAGAGAACACAACATTCCTTCAGAAAACATGCAAGAGTCTTTATTGCCTCCACGGGATGGTTTATCTTCTTATACATCTGTGAGAGGACAGCCAACTGAATTGCTTAATCATTCTCAGACTGCTCGGTATCAGACATATGATAGGACTCATGAGCCTGATCAAGTGCCACATGTCAATGACAATTTTGGATCAAGTAGTTTGCATTTGAGCAATCTAACGAGTCGACAGGGTGGTCCTCATATAATTGGAGAAGATTGCTTAACTGGACATCCAGTACAGGGCATGAATCCTTTACAGTCAGTTGGTCATGGTCAAACTAATTCCTTACTGATGCAGTCACCATCAAAGGGAATGCATAGTTCTCTCGGTGGCAATCTTCCTTCAGATAGTAACTCTTCTCACAGTCGTTCTTACTTCCAACAGGCAGCCTACGGTCGACAGTATTTTGTAGCTGGTAGTATCTCTGCAGAACTTGTTGAGCCTGCAAAGTTGAGTTCTTCCACGGCTAGAACCACTCCAGATTTTCCTGAGGGGAATCAGCCATCTTACATGCGCGACTCTGTGGGATCTAGAATTGTAAATCATTTCAATCCTTACGCATCTACATTTGATCTGCCGCTGAGCTCCAAATTCAGTTCAAATGCTTTGACCCAAGACAATGATGCAACCATCGGCACTAAATATGGTGCCCCATTTGGTTTGGGTTCAGTCTCCGTCGACGGGCACAAGACTGGAAGTGTTGGctctaaaaatatgttttccTCATCGAGTTCTGGATTGCCAGCTGCGAGTATTTTGCCAAGGCTGGGTGGCAATCAGTATGATCCACTCTTTGATAGTATTGAGCCAGCTTCAAATTCATTCAGTAGAGCTGATTTTCTAAAACATGAAGCTGTTGGTGATTCTGATAATATGCCGAGATTCAGTGGATCAGGAAGGGTGTTAAATATGGAAGGTACCGGGCAGCATGAAGGAGGAACAGCAGCATCAACCAATGATTCTCTTGAAATTGAAGAATGTGGAGAAACAGCTGATGCGGAGATAGGTGCTGTCTTGAATGGAAGCTCTAGTAATCCTAATGATACAACTGACTTAAATGCAGGAGAAATAGAGATTGATCAGGTTAAGGCTTctgggaagaagaagaagggcaAGGACTCGAGATCCATGAAACTCTTTAAGATTTCAATTGCTACTTTTGTGAAGGAGGTCCTAAAGCCATCATGGCGCCAGGGCAATATGAGCAAGGAGGCATTTAAGACCATAGTCAAGAAAACTGTTGATAAAGTATCTGGAGCTATGAAGAGTCACCATATACCCAGATCCCagtcaaaaataaatcacTATATTGATTCTTCCCGAGGAAAATTAACTAAGCTTGTTATG GGTTATGTTGACAAGTACGTCAAGGTGTAA